A stretch of Triticum aestivum cultivar Chinese Spring chromosome 1D, IWGSC CS RefSeq v2.1, whole genome shotgun sequence DNA encodes these proteins:
- the LOC100415888 gene encoding ubiquitin domain-containing protein DSK2a has product MGGAGDGEGAGSESPPSGARATLNIRCANGAKFTLQADLGETVGAFKEVVAGSCDVPAPQQRLIYKGRILKDEQTLESYGVETDHTIHLVRGVAQPAASGAPAAASPQASTTPTSGPAGGLGGLFPGLGATGAASGRPAGLFGAGLPELDQMQQQLSQNPNLMREIMNMPMMQSLMNNPDLIRNMIMNNPQMRDIIDRNPDLAHVLNDPSVLRQTLEAARNPEIMREMMRNTDRAMSNIEASPEGFNMLRRMYETVQEPFLNATTMGGGGEGTPASNPFAALLGNQGPNQAGNAPTTGPESTTGTPVPNTNPLPNPWSNNAGGAQGTTRSGPAASPRAGATGGPGGLGSADLSSLLGGLGGNARTGAAGGLGGLGSADLGSMLGGPPDAALLSQMLQNPAMMQMMQNIMSDPQSMNQLLSMNPNARSLMESNTQLRDMFQNPEFLRQMASPEALQQLLSFQQTLSSQLGQNQPSQAGNLGGNGTGTRGNVGLDTLMGMLSGLGAGGGLGVPNASNVPPEELYATQLGQLQEMGFFDTAENIRALMATSGNVHAAVERLLGNFGQ; this is encoded by the exons ATGGGCGGAGCAGGCGACGGCGAGGGGGCCGGGAGCGAGTCCCCGCCCTCGGGCGCGCGGGCGACGCTCAACATCCGGTGCGCCAACGGCGCCAAGTTCACCCTGCAGGCGGACCTGGGCGAGACGGTCGGGGCGTTCAAGGAGGTCGTGGCCGGGAGCTGCGACGTGCCGGCGCCGCAGCAGCGCCTGATCTACAAGGGCCGGATCCTCAAGGACGAGCAAACCCTAGAAAGCTACG GTGTTGAGACAGATCACACCATTCACTTGGTGCGAGGCGTTGCCCAACCAGCAGCATCAGGAGCACCTGCTGCAGCAAGCCCCCAAGCTTCAACTACTCCTACCAGTGGCCCTGCAGGTGGTCTTGGAGGCTTATTTCCAGGCCTTGGTGCTACTGGAGCTGCTAGTGGCAGGCCAGCAGGTTTATTTGGGGCTGGACTTCCGGAATTAGATCAAATGCAGCAACAGTTGAGCCAGAATCCCAACCTTATGAGGGAGATAATGAACATGCCAATGATGCAGAGTCTCATGAATAACCCTGATCTAATACGCAATATGATTATGAATAATCCACAAATGCGTGATATTATTGATCGGAATCCAGATCTTGCCCATGTCCTCAATGATCCTAGTGTTCTCCGCCAGACCCTTGAAGCTGCAAGAAACCCTGAAATTATGAGGGAGATGATGCGGAACACAGACAGAGCAATGAGCAACATCGAAGCTTCCCCTGAAGGGTTTAATATGCTCCGGCGTATGTATGAAACTGTACAGGAGCCTTTTCTTAATGCAACAACAATGGGAGGGGGTGGGGAAGGCACCCCGGCCTCTAACCCGTTTGCAGCTCTTCTTGGAAATCAGGGGCCTAACCAAGCCGGCAATGCTCCAACTACCGGCCCAGAGTCCACAACAGGAACCCCTGTTCCAAATACTAATCCACTTCCAAACCCCTGGAGCAACAATG CTGGGGGTGCGCAAGGAACAACACGGTCAGGTCCTGCTGCTAGTCCCAGGGCTGGTGCAACTGGTGGCCCAGGAGGGCTGGGTTCAGCAGATTTGAGCAGCCTGCTCGGTGGTCTTGGTGGGAATGCAAGAACTGGTGCTGCAGGTGGTCTAGGAGGGTTGGGTTCAGCAGATTTGGGGAGTATGCTTGGTGGTCCACCTGATGCTGCTCTTTTGAGTCAGATGCTGCAAAACCCTGCTATGATGCAGATGATGCAGAACATTATGTCTGACCCACAGTCAATGAACCAG TTGCTTAGCATGAACCCAAATGCACGTAGCCTGATGGAGTCAAACACTCAGTTGAGGGATATGTTCCAAAACCCAGAATTTCTTCGCCAGATGGCATCCCCAGAGGCTTTGCAG CAATTACTCTCATTCCAGCAGACACTGTCATCACAGCTTGGCCAAAATCAACCTAGCCA GGCTGGTAACCTAGGGGGCAATGGCACAG GCACGCGGGGAAATGTTGGCCTGGACACCTTGATGGGCATGCTTAGTGGGCTTGGTGCTGGAGGTGGCTTAGGTGTACCAAATGCCTCCAATG TGCCACCGGAGGAACTCTATGCAACGCAACTCGGCCAGCTCCAAGAAATGGGGTTCTTCGACACTGCAGAGAATATCCGGGCACTGATGGCCACTTCTGGGAACGTACATGCTGCTGTGGAGCGCCTTCTCGGGAACTTTGGCCAGTAG